One Candidatus Limnocylindrales bacterium genomic window carries:
- a CDS encoding glycosyltransferase family 4 protein — protein sequence MLIGPAPPLRGGISAHTARLAEALEAAGIEPCVLSYSRLYPGAFFPGSAQRDSALGRVGQEMIDVVGPRSWKRAARFLRSAGAEVVAFQWWHPVTAAALAASLAGVPRRRVVALCHNLEPHEHVPLARPLARLALGRAGRVLCHSRSVAVAVEELGIAARVAIAPMPPLAAPLAIDAGRARAWAREKFAIAEDAAVAVFAGHLRGYKGLDVLLHAWRMLAAAGDHPGRRLVIAGESYLLRRELARVSRAAADDSSIILENRYLDDEELQLLVKRATVLVLPYRTASQSGLLPLARALGARVLTSDAGGLPDQASGRELVPAGDPVALAAALAEALEDGCAPAPVMTAATFRSQWHALVEAILDDQRP from the coding sequence GTGCTGATCGGTCCGGCACCGCCGCTGCGCGGCGGCATCTCGGCGCATACCGCTCGCCTGGCCGAGGCCTTGGAGGCCGCCGGCATCGAGCCGTGCGTGCTGTCGTACTCGCGCCTGTACCCCGGCGCCTTCTTTCCCGGCTCTGCCCAGCGCGACAGCGCGCTCGGTCGCGTCGGCCAGGAGATGATCGACGTCGTCGGCCCGCGCAGCTGGAAACGGGCGGCCCGGTTCCTCCGTTCCGCCGGAGCCGAGGTCGTGGCGTTCCAGTGGTGGCATCCGGTGACGGCCGCTGCGCTGGCGGCGTCGCTTGCCGGAGTTCCGCGCCGCCGGGTCGTCGCGCTGTGTCACAACCTCGAGCCGCATGAGCACGTTCCGCTGGCCCGCCCGCTGGCGCGTCTGGCGCTGGGCCGTGCCGGTCGCGTGCTGTGTCACAGCCGAAGCGTGGCGGTCGCGGTCGAAGAGCTCGGCATCGCTGCCCGCGTCGCGATCGCGCCGATGCCGCCGCTGGCGGCGCCCCTCGCCATCGATGCGGGCAGGGCGAGAGCCTGGGCGCGCGAGAAGTTCGCAATTGCCGAGGACGCGGCGGTGGCGGTCTTCGCGGGCCATCTCCGCGGCTACAAGGGACTGGATGTCCTCCTGCACGCCTGGCGCATGCTGGCCGCCGCGGGCGACCACCCCGGACGCCGGCTCGTCATCGCGGGCGAGTCCTACCTTCTGCGCCGGGAACTGGCACGGGTTTCTCGTGCGGCCGCCGACGACTCCTCCATCATCTTGGAAAATCGCTATCTTGATGACGAAGAGCTGCAGCTTCTCGTGAAGCGCGCCACGGTGCTGGTCCTGCCGTACCGGACCGCCTCCCAGAGCGGACTCCTTCCGCTGGCGCGCGCGCTCGGCGCCCGCGTCCTGACCAGCGACGCCGGCGGTCTGCCGGATCAGGCGAGCGGTCGCGAGCTGGTGCCCGCCGGCGATCCGGTGGCTCTGGCCGCAGCCCTGGCCGAAGCTCTGGAAGACGGCTGCGCACCCGCGCCCGTCATGACCGCCGCGACATTTCGCAGCCAGTGGCACGCACTCGTTGAAGCGATCCTGGATGACCAACGTCCATAG
- a CDS encoding type II secretion system F family protein, with amino-acid sequence MAAYAYKASTREGRIVEGLMEASGEAAVVASLRGQGFIPLAVREGTTAAAASSRGFSLPDLASMSLPWRRAKKVKGRDLMIFTGELATLLKAGLPLDRSLASLSALSENPTLKAVVSQVLARVQEGRSLSQALGEHPAVFPPLYVNMIRAGEAGGIVEGVLERLADYLERSEKTREQIKSAMVYPIILIVTAGGAIAILLTVVMPRFAAIFADLGTAMPASTQAVMAISEFVKSYWWLLVLSCMGVWYGIRRYVDTPAGRERYDRLALSAPVFGDLVSKLQVARFARTLGTMLRGGVPLIQSLDIVRSIVPNVIISRALAAVQRDVSEGKGLSGPLERTGVFPPLALQMVGVGEETGRLDEMLIVVSDHYDREVTNAVARVMTLIGPVILIFMAVVIGVIVWAMMSAVFSVNQMIL; translated from the coding sequence ATGGCAGCGTACGCATACAAGGCGAGTACCCGTGAGGGTCGTATCGTCGAAGGTTTGATGGAGGCTTCGGGCGAGGCGGCCGTGGTCGCCTCCCTGCGCGGGCAGGGCTTCATCCCGCTTGCCGTGCGCGAGGGAACCACCGCGGCCGCGGCATCCTCGCGCGGCTTCTCGCTTCCGGACCTGGCCTCGATGTCGCTGCCCTGGCGGCGCGCCAAGAAGGTGAAGGGCCGCGACCTGATGATCTTCACCGGTGAGCTGGCCACGCTCCTCAAGGCCGGGCTGCCGCTGGATCGAAGCCTGGCAAGCCTTTCGGCGCTCTCGGAGAACCCGACGCTCAAGGCGGTGGTCTCGCAGGTGCTGGCGCGGGTGCAGGAGGGGCGCTCGCTCTCCCAGGCGCTCGGAGAGCATCCGGCGGTCTTCCCGCCCCTGTACGTGAACATGATCCGGGCCGGCGAGGCCGGCGGCATCGTCGAGGGCGTTCTGGAACGCCTCGCCGATTATCTGGAGCGCAGCGAGAAGACGCGCGAGCAGATCAAGTCGGCGATGGTCTATCCCATCATCCTCATCGTCACGGCCGGCGGCGCCATCGCCATCCTTCTCACCGTGGTGATGCCGCGCTTCGCCGCCATCTTCGCCGATCTCGGTACGGCGATGCCGGCGTCGACCCAGGCCGTCATGGCCATCAGCGAGTTCGTGAAGAGCTACTGGTGGCTGCTCGTCCTGTCCTGCATGGGCGTCTGGTACGGCATCCGCAGGTACGTGGACACGCCGGCGGGGCGCGAGCGCTACGACCGGCTCGCGCTGTCGGCGCCGGTCTTCGGCGACCTGGTCAGCAAGCTGCAGGTTGCCCGCTTCGCGCGCACGCTCGGAACGATGCTGCGCGGCGGAGTGCCGCTGATCCAGTCGCTCGACATCGTGCGCAGCATCGTTCCCAACGTCATCATCTCGAGGGCGCTGGCCGCGGTGCAGCGCGACGTCAGCGAAGGCAAGGGCCTGAGCGGTCCGCTGGAACGCACGGGCGTCTTCCCGCCGCTGGCCCTGCAGATGGTGGGCGTGGGTGAGGAGACCGGCCGCCTCGACGAGATGCTGATCGTCGTCAGCGACCATTACGACCGCGAGGTCACCAATGCCGTGGCCCGCGTGATGACGCTCATCGGTCCCGTCATTCTCATCTTCATGGCCGTGGTCATCGGCGTGATCGTGTGGGCGATGATGTCGGCGGTGTTCAGCGTCAACCAGATGATTCTGTAG
- a CDS encoding prepilin-type N-terminal cleavage/methylation domain-containing protein, producing the protein MRRRLQKGFTLLEVMVAVAVMSMGIVGALQLFSGSLRLAGEADRQTRAMVLGRSLIDEALWRSILEEGTQTGQEGEYTWTVTTRPIQRELVGMTESLDDLTEQAGELGLWEIVAEVTWLGPVGEKTIVLETARIGEEQL; encoded by the coding sequence GTGAGACGGCGCCTGCAGAAAGGCTTCACGCTTCTCGAGGTCATGGTGGCCGTGGCCGTGATGTCGATGGGCATCGTCGGTGCGCTGCAACTGTTCAGCGGCAGCCTGCGACTGGCGGGCGAGGCGGACCGGCAGACCCGCGCGATGGTGCTCGGCCGGTCGCTGATCGACGAGGCGCTGTGGCGGTCGATCCTCGAGGAAGGAACTCAGACGGGGCAGGAGGGCGAGTACACCTGGACCGTCACGACCCGTCCCATCCAGCGGGAGTTGGTCGGCATGACCGAGTCGCTCGACGATCTGACGGAGCAGGCGGGCGAGCTCGGCCTGTGGGAGATCGTGGCCGAAGTGACCTGGCTGGGGCCGGTCGGGGAGAAGACGATCGTTCTGGAGACGGCGCGCATCGGCGAGGAGCAGCTGTGA
- the gspG gene encoding type II secretion system major pseudopilin GspG — MTEDRERNEERCQKEARRRRERQSGFTMIELLVVMVILGMLAALVAPNFFQNVGKARAKTARVQIANLSTALDALALDTGRYPNSSEGIDALLDPPSGMDMWDGPYIKKLPRDPWGNEYVYRGPEGGRGDYEIMSYGADGSPGGDGDAADITNLD; from the coding sequence GTGACCGAAGACAGAGAACGAAACGAAGAGCGATGCCAGAAGGAGGCGCGACGGCGGCGCGAGCGCCAGAGCGGCTTCACGATGATCGAGCTGCTGGTGGTGATGGTGATTCTGGGCATGCTCGCCGCGCTGGTGGCGCCGAACTTCTTCCAGAACGTCGGCAAGGCCAGGGCCAAGACCGCGCGCGTGCAGATCGCGAACCTCTCGACCGCTCTCGATGCGCTTGCGCTGGACACCGGCCGCTATCCCAACAGCTCCGAGGGAATCGATGCGCTGCTGGATCCGCCCTCGGGAATGGACATGTGGGACGGTCCCTACATCAAGAAGCTGCCGCGTGATCCATGGGGCAACGAGTACGTCTACCGCGGGCCCGAAGGCGGCCGCGGCGATTACGAGATCATGTCCTACGGCGCCGACGGAAGCCCCGGCGGCGATGGCGACGCCGCCGACATCACCAATCTGGACTAG
- a CDS encoding prepilin-type N-terminal cleavage/methylation domain-containing protein, which translates to MRSTTHHRQRGFTLFEVVVVVVIIGVIAALVVPSMNSGWRQGAVRRSVRTFISASRAASAKAVSTRKAVGLSVYEQDGRFGIEGGEQTFELPGFAEFGAIEGGREGEAEDEIVFDFFPTGASVGGSVEIEFEVAGGRQAYVLIFDPLIGRLRIEEAS; encoded by the coding sequence TTGCGCTCCACCACCCACCACCGCCAGCGCGGCTTCACTCTCTTCGAAGTCGTCGTCGTCGTCGTCATCATCGGCGTCATTGCGGCATTGGTGGTGCCGTCGATGAACTCCGGCTGGCGCCAGGGCGCGGTGCGACGATCGGTGCGTACGTTCATCAGTGCCTCGCGCGCCGCTTCGGCCAAGGCCGTCAGCACGCGCAAAGCGGTCGGGCTCTCGGTCTATGAGCAGGACGGCCGCTTCGGAATCGAAGGGGGCGAGCAGACGTTCGAGCTGCCCGGCTTCGCCGAGTTCGGCGCCATCGAGGGCGGACGCGAAGGCGAAGCGGAGGACGAGATCGTCTTCGACTTCTTTCCCACCGGCGCCTCGGTGGGCGGCAGCGTCGAGATCGAGTTCGAGGTGGCCGGCGGGCGCCAGGCCTATGTGCTGATCTTCGATCCGCTCATCGGCCGCCTGCGTATCGAGGAGGCGTCGTGA
- a CDS encoding prepilin-type N-terminal cleavage/methylation domain-containing protein, translating to MRGARGFTLLELVVAMAVFGLVSVALYGVLVLGARSASSGERVSEQARRFRIATSLMGRQIAATDALYLPRQDEEGLGDEDDSSEPEPFFYGDADEVEFVTTAPQRPDASGLAIVRYWVEEGELKMSEKPVYLAYGTDEGLDDEEAIDETMETTLLYDVESVTFSYQREADADEFLEVWDAAEEDLLPACVRVEIAPATVDGPALYHEMPLMVATFNQVVDAEDFKGRRGLRDRGDDDDDGTPPTTQPAGGNDNDNDNDNDEEDDEDDEDDEELDEE from the coding sequence ATGCGCGGCGCTCGCGGCTTCACGCTCCTCGAGCTGGTGGTGGCGATGGCCGTCTTCGGCCTGGTGTCCGTCGCGCTCTACGGCGTGCTGGTCCTCGGCGCACGCTCGGCATCCTCGGGCGAGCGCGTCAGCGAGCAGGCGCGGCGTTTTCGCATAGCCACGAGCCTCATGGGCCGTCAGATCGCCGCCACCGACGCCCTCTACCTTCCGCGCCAGGACGAGGAAGGCCTCGGAGACGAAGACGATTCGAGCGAGCCCGAGCCGTTCTTCTACGGGGACGCGGACGAGGTCGAGTTCGTCACGACCGCCCCGCAACGTCCCGACGCCAGCGGCCTGGCCATCGTCCGCTACTGGGTAGAGGAGGGGGAGCTGAAGATGTCCGAGAAGCCCGTCTACCTGGCCTACGGCACGGACGAAGGCCTGGACGACGAGGAGGCCATCGACGAAACGATGGAAACCACGCTGCTGTACGACGTAGAGTCGGTTACGTTCAGCTATCAGCGCGAGGCAGACGCGGATGAGTTTCTCGAAGTGTGGGACGCGGCCGAAGAGGATCTGCTGCCGGCTTGCGTCCGAGTCGAGATCGCACCAGCTACGGTGGACGGTCCTGCGCTCTACCATGAGATGCCGTTGATGGTCGCGACGTTCAACCAGGTAGTCGATGCCGAGGACTTCAAGGGACGCCGCGGCTTGCGCGACCGCGGCGACGACGATGACGACGGCACGCCGCCGACCACGCAGCCTGCGGGCGGCAACGACAACGACAACGACAACGACAACGACGAAGAAGACGACGAAGACGACGAAGACGACGAGGAACTGGACGAGGAATGA